The genomic region TCGAAGCGACGTTGCTAAGCCTTCATAAGTATAGTTGACAGAAACACGATTTTATTATGTATTGCAGAGTTCGTATAATCATTAGATAATCGTGCCCTAACATTTCTGAGTAAAATATATATTTATTATAATCCGCTATCTAATATATCTATTACTACGCTGATGACAGATTCTGTCGGAGTGCCGTCGTTAATTGATGATCAGTGACCCATTGAGTGACCGACAGCCCATGGGTAGCCGTCTTGTTGAGTTATTATATCCTTTGATTCGCTACTGTGATCGTGATTACCCTCGTCTCCGTCCTGTCCGCGATCGGTTGGAAGTACATCATCAATCCGCAATAAGAGATTTGCCACCTCCGTTATACTGGTGAGTATTCGACGCTTGACCGCCATAGGTTCGATAACCCCAGTATCGATCATATTCGTCGGCTGACCGGTATTGAGGTTGAGTCCAAAGCTACTGTGACCGGCGTAGTGTGCCTTACGTAGTGATATGAGGGAATCAACTGGATCATATCCAGCAGTACTCGCGAGCGTTCTCGGGATTACCTCGATCGCATCTGCATAAGCCTCAATTACGAGTTGTTCCCGACCAGAGTATGTTCGGGCATGCTGTCGCAAGTCTTGTGCAATAGCAACCTCTGTTGCGCCACCACCGGGCACGACCGCATCATCACGCAGCGAAATTCGGAGAACAAATAGGCAATCGTCAATCACCCTTTTTGTTTCTTCAACAACATGTCTGGTACCACCACGAAGAAGCAGTGAACTGTGCATTGTTTCTCCATCAGCGTGAACAGTAACAAGATTTGCTCCGGCAATAGTCCGTTGGTTGACTGCTGCTGCAATTCCGGTGTCATTAGCTGATAAGTACTTTGAGTCAGCCACTGGTTTTGCACCAGTTACCCGTTTCAGTTTCTCAAATTCATCACGGCGGGTGCGTTCAATCGCAAGGATGTCCTCATCGGCTAAGTGATATATAACGGGATCGTCAATAGATTGTTGACAAAATACAATATTAGCGCCAGATTCAATAATTCTGTTTGCATGCTGTATATATTTCTGATCCTCATACTCATGAAGCTCATTTCGACGGGCTGGTGAATCAAACGTGACTGTCCCCTGATCTGATGCAGTATCGATAGTAAGTCCATTGTCAATGAGCGCAACGGAGACGTTTTCAAGTTCACTCTGGATATTAATTGTTGGTGAAACTGAATCCGTTGAGGAGCTATCGGTATCGATTAATAATCCGTCAATGACCTCTGAATCGTAATATGATCCGCCTTTGACTCCTTTTCGAGTAATTGCACTGAAATCAACTGCACCGTCCTGCTCAACGGAGAGAACTGTTTCTACAGCTTTATCTGCGATGAATTCACGACCATCTGAATCCCACTTTCCATTAATCGCTGTTTGAGCGATTGTTTCTAATTGCTTGCGATCAACTGACACATCAACAGCTTGGTTACTCAGAATATCCACTGCCCGTTCGGTCGCGAAACGGTTCCCACGAATAATATCACTTGGATGGACGCCCCTATTGATTAGATCAACCGCTGAATTAAGTAATGCTCCTATCAGAACAATTGCAGTTGTGGTCCCATCACCAGCACGGGTCCGTTGTTCTTCAACAATACTCGTTGTCATTTTTGCTGCCGGATGATCGATGTCCATCCGGTCTATAATACTAGCACCATCGTTTGTCGCAACAATCTTATTATCACCGGTGATAAGTAGCTTATCGAGCCCTTTCGGACCAAGTGTGGTCTTAATACTATTTGACAGTGCCATCACCGCATAAAAATTTGTCATATGTGGGTCATTATTTAGATATCCGTCGACATCTGCCGCTGTGGGCAATTGTGGCTGTTGGACGGCATTGTCAGACATATTGATACTCGAGCTATCTATTATGAGGGTAAAAAACCTTTTTAATCTATGAGATATCAATGCCGCTGATACATTTGGTCTGTCCTGATTTAAAACTATGACAGTTATTTATTGGTCAAATAACATCAGAAAATTTTCAAATTGATTGATAAATATTTATTCTTTATTTTATATAAACTAGATAATATATCACATGTAGGGTCAGAACCCGTCCTAAGCTATATATAGGTCCAATCTATGTTTACAATACACATGGCGCAAGACTCAGCTGATAGTGAATTCGGCAATGACAAAAATATTACAAAAAATGATAAATTTATTAATCGGCGAAAGTTCATTCAGGTCGCTGGAGCATCGACCGCTGTTTCGGTTGCTGGATGTCTCGGCGGTGGTGATGGCGGCGGCAGCAGCGGATCACTAACTTTCGGAGCTCTGTATGCTCTCAGTGGTTCAATTGAGGTTATTGGTCGACCAATGATGAATTCAACCGAATTGGCTGTCAGTCAGTTAAATGCCAATGGTGGTATTAACGGACAAGAAGTTGAATTCGTAAAGAGAGACAATGGATCTGACCCAGCAACTGGGATCGAAGAGTCACGTGCGTTAATTAACGATGATAACGCTGACATCGTCTTTGGCGCATACACAAGTGCGATGCGGGATGCGGTTACTGATACATACGTCCAGAATGAGGTTCCCTTTTTCTATCCAACCTTATACGAAGGCAGCGTTTGCAACGCAATTGGCGATAGTGTTGTTGTTCCAAAAGAGAACCTCCAGTGGCTCTTTTTCAACAATGCTGTTCCGAAACAGCAGATTAAGCCATATATTCCGTGGCTAATAGAGAATAAAGATGTCAAGGATTTCTACTTAATCGGGAATGATTATATTTGGCCTCGGACTACGAATACGATACTTAAGGACTTTATTAGTGAAAATAATGCCAATGTAGTTGGCGAAAACTATGTTCCGCTTGCATTCACTGACTGGGGAACTGAGCTGCAAGCCATTGCAGACGCCGATCCAGATATAGTGTACTTTACGACGGTCGGTGATAGCCAGGTAGCGATGATTCAACAGGCTGCTTCGCTTGGGTTGACAGAAGATACAGTATTTGCTGGAAACATTATGAGTGAACAAGAAGCACGGGCTGCTGGCGACGCAGCCGACGGAATATATACTTCTGCACCGTACTTCATTAATGTTGATACCCCTGAAAATGAGGAATATATTAATTCTTATCGTGAAGAGTATGGTGATGATACTACCCCGAATTTTGTCTCTGAGGCTGCCTACTGGTCGGTTCTTATGACAGCGAATGCTATTGAACAGGCTGGTGGTGCTGATGGACCAGCTGGTGTCCGTGATGCACTTGAGACAGAGGTCACGATGCAAGCACCACAGGGTGAGGTAACAATGGATCCTGGCACGCACCACAGTGTACTACAGTCGCGCGTTGGACAGTTTAACGCTGAATCAGGTCAGTTTGAGGTTGTAGAAGAATTTGGTCAGATCGATCCGGCAGGAATCAGCGTCCAAGACGGCTGTCTTGATGTTAATTAAAAATATTATCCGATATGATTGAGTTACTTCAAGATCCCATACCATTACAGACGGTTAGACTCGGATTACTTGCACTCACCAACATTGCAGGGTTGGTTCTTGTAGCAACTGGACTCGCAGTCATCTTTGGTCTCATGGGAGTAATTAATTTGTCACATGGGGCACTGATGATGACTGGAGCGTACGTTGCATTCATCACTCAAGATATTGGACTCTCTCCATGGCTTGGAGTGATGCTGGCACCAATCGTCGTTGGAATCGTTGGTGTTATTATCGAATTCAGCGTAATAAAACGGCTCTATAGTCGTCCGCTTGATACATTGTTAGCGACCTGGGGCGTCGCAATCATTCTCAGAGAAGGTGTCAATGTGGTATTTGGCACTGATAGTAAATCAGTTGAGGCAGTGCTAAGCGGTAACGTTCAGTTATTAGGGGTAACGTACCCACTGTACTGGCTATTGATCATTTTTATGGCTGCACTTGTCCTCACTGCATCCGTTGCAGTGTTCAAGTATACTGATATTGGGATAATGGCATTAGCTGTCATTGAGGACAGGCAAATGGCTGCCGCATCTGGTGTTAATACTGTTTTGTCTGACCGTCTGACATTTGGATTCGGAGCTGCCCTTGCCGGATTATCTGGAGCCGTCATGGCTCCCTTGCTCAGTGTAAACGCTAATATGGGTATACAATGGCTTTTGAATTCGTTCCTCGTGGTGATTGTTGGGGGAGTTGGGAGTTTTATTGGAACGGCTGTCGGCGGTGTTCTTATTGGTGGGTTGGATAATACACTCAGGGCGCTCACGCAATATACCGCACTCGCCCAGGCCTTCGTTTTACTCATTGCATTCATTATACTCCGGTATCGACCGAACGGACTGATTCCAGCTGATCGAGGTGCACGGTGAAATGTCAGAAGAGATTGAAACATCATATCGCCCGAGGGTAATATGGGCGCTTGAAAACCCACACCGGTTACTTGAGTATGCTGGTGTCATATTGCTGTTGGCAATTCCGATTTTGCTCCCGACTAGTAGTGTTCAGACATGGTCGGTATATCTAATATACTGTATGGTCGCCGTGAGTGTCGACCTCGTCTGGGGGTACACCGGGCTACTGACGCTCGGACATGCAGCATATTTCGGTGCTGGTGCATACCTAACAGCAAAAATATCCGAACTAATCCCAGTAATTCCAGAAATTGCGAGTGTCTTCATTTTCGCCCCATTATTTGGTGCATTGTTAACACTTGCAATTGGGTGGTTTTTATTTAGTGCTGATATCAAGGGTGCGTACTTCGCAATCGCTACATTGATTATTTCGGTCGTGTTCGAGCGAATTGTTTCACAGTTTACCGGATTTTTAGGCGGATTTAATGGGTTGTCAGGCATACCAGCACTATCAATCGCTGGCTTCGACTTCCCAGCAGTGGCCGAGTATTATACTGTCCTGGCTGTATTGATTGGCATATATATTGGGACCCGTCAGCTAACGAATTCTGCCTTTGGTCAGACATTGAAAGGGATTCGAGAAGATCAAAAGCGGACCGAAGCCTTTGGATATAATACTGAATTGTGTCGATTAGTCGTGTTTACTCTTAGTGGTGGTATCGCCGGATTAGCTGGCGGATTATATGCAACTGTCGATGGATTCATATCGCCACCAATCATTGGTTTCGTTCTGTCCACAACGATTGTTATTTGGGTCGCTGTTGGTGGTCGTGGCACATTAATTGGAGCAGCGCTCGGGGCAATTTTAATCCAATTTCTAACTTCTGCTCTCAGTGATCTTCTTCTTAACTTTTGGCAGATTATCTTGGCAATTATATTCATTGCAGTCGTGATTGGCTCACCAAGTGGAATCGTTGGACTAATTCAGAGAGACAGTCGGACAATTCAATGGCTTCGGGAACAACTCGTTGAGCGAACGAGTATCATGACAACAGGGAAAATCAGTGATCGAAATGACTAGTATCACTCTCGAGACCACAAACTTGACGAAAAAATTCGGGAAATTCACTGCTGTGGACGATGTAAATATGAGAATAAACTCTGGTGAGACACGAGCATTAATCGGACCTAATGGCGCTGGAAAAACGACCTTCCAGAATTTGATTAGCGGTGATTTACCTGTCACGGAAGGGTCAATTACATTCGACGGAAAAGATATCACATCATTATCATCATATAAGCGTGCTCGAGTAGGTATGATCAGAAAATATCAAGAGAATCACATTTATGAATCTGAGACAGTACTGCAGAATATGCGGATTGCCTCCCGTGGTCGGAACTCAATTCCAGAGTTGATGTCAGCCCGTGATAAGTCAGATATTCAAGATCAGACTATCGAGTTACTTGAGATTGCAAATTTGCGCACGGAGCAGGATACGACCGCAACCAATCTCTCACATGGTGAACAGCAGTGGTTAGAAATCATCATGTGTGTTATCGCGGATCCAACCTTACTGATTCTTGATGAACCTACATCTGGGATGAGTGTCGGTGAGACAAATGACACTGTCCAGTTAATTGATAAAATAAAAGAGAGTACAGATTTATCATTATTAGTGGTGGAACACGATATGGAGTTCATTAAAAAAGTATCAAATAA from Haloquadratum walsbyi C23 harbors:
- a CDS encoding branched-chain amino acid ABC transporter permease, with product MSEEIETSYRPRVIWALENPHRLLEYAGVILLLAIPILLPTSSVQTWSVYLIYCMVAVSVDLVWGYTGLLTLGHAAYFGAGAYLTAKISELIPVIPEIASVFIFAPLFGALLTLAIGWFLFSADIKGAYFAIATLIISVVFERIVSQFTGFLGGFNGLSGIPALSIAGFDFPAVAEYYTVLAVLIGIYIGTRQLTNSAFGQTLKGIREDQKRTEAFGYNTELCRLVVFTLSGGIAGLAGGLYATVDGFISPPIIGFVLSTTIVIWVAVGGRGTLIGAALGAILIQFLTSALSDLLLNFWQIILAIIFIAVVIGSPSGIVGLIQRDSRTIQWLREQLVERTSIMTTGKISDRND
- a CDS encoding substrate-binding protein translates to MAQDSADSEFGNDKNITKNDKFINRRKFIQVAGASTAVSVAGCLGGGDGGGSSGSLTFGALYALSGSIEVIGRPMMNSTELAVSQLNANGGINGQEVEFVKRDNGSDPATGIEESRALINDDNADIVFGAYTSAMRDAVTDTYVQNEVPFFYPTLYEGSVCNAIGDSVVVPKENLQWLFFNNAVPKQQIKPYIPWLIENKDVKDFYLIGNDYIWPRTTNTILKDFISENNANVVGENYVPLAFTDWGTELQAIADADPDIVYFTTVGDSQVAMIQQAASLGLTEDTVFAGNIMSEQEARAAGDAADGIYTSAPYFINVDTPENEEYINSYREEYGDDTTPNFVSEAAYWSVLMTANAIEQAGGADGPAGVRDALETEVTMQAPQGEVTMDPGTHHSVLQSRVGQFNAESGQFEVVEEFGQIDPAGISVQDGCLDVN
- a CDS encoding ABC transporter ATP-binding protein — translated: MRINSGETRALIGPNGAGKTTFQNLISGDLPVTEGSITFDGKDITSLSSYKRARVGMIRKYQENHIYESETVLQNMRIASRGRNSIPELMSARDKSDIQDQTIELLEIANLRTEQDTTATNLSHGEQQWLEIIMCVIADPTLLILDEPTSGMSVGETNDTVQLIDKIKESTDLSLLVVEHDMEFIKKVSNNITVLHRGSVIAEGNIKQVENNERVRKVYLEGG
- the thsA gene encoding thermosome subunit alpha, translating into MSDNAVQQPQLPTAADVDGYLNNDPHMTNFYAVMALSNSIKTTLGPKGLDKLLITGDNKIVATNDGASIIDRMDIDHPAAKMTTSIVEEQRTRAGDGTTTAIVLIGALLNSAVDLINRGVHPSDIIRGNRFATERAVDILSNQAVDVSVDRKQLETIAQTAINGKWDSDGREFIADKAVETVLSVEQDGAVDFSAITRKGVKGGSYYDSEVIDGLLIDTDSSSTDSVSPTINIQSELENVSVALIDNGLTIDTASDQGTVTFDSPARRNELHEYEDQKYIQHANRIIESGANIVFCQQSIDDPVIYHLADEDILAIERTRRDEFEKLKRVTGAKPVADSKYLSANDTGIAAAVNQRTIAGANLVTVHADGETMHSSLLLRGGTRHVVEETKRVIDDCLFVLRISLRDDAVVPGGGATEVAIAQDLRQHARTYSGREQLVIEAYADAIEVIPRTLASTAGYDPVDSLISLRKAHYAGHSSFGLNLNTGQPTNMIDTGVIEPMAVKRRILTSITEVANLLLRIDDVLPTDRGQDGDEGNHDHSSESKDIITQQDGYPWAVGHSMGH
- a CDS encoding branched-chain amino acid ABC transporter permease; this encodes MIELLQDPIPLQTVRLGLLALTNIAGLVLVATGLAVIFGLMGVINLSHGALMMTGAYVAFITQDIGLSPWLGVMLAPIVVGIVGVIIEFSVIKRLYSRPLDTLLATWGVAIILREGVNVVFGTDSKSVEAVLSGNVQLLGVTYPLYWLLIIFMAALVLTASVAVFKYTDIGIMALAVIEDRQMAAASGVNTVLSDRLTFGFGAALAGLSGAVMAPLLSVNANMGIQWLLNSFLVVIVGGVGSFIGTAVGGVLIGGLDNTLRALTQYTALAQAFVLLIAFIILRYRPNGLIPADRGAR